The following coding sequences lie in one Streptomyces venezuelae genomic window:
- a CDS encoding aromatase/cyclase → MPGERIHRLSHTREVAAPAATLYALIADPERWPLYLPRNIYAQRLDFDGVHERVRVWALAEGQIVSWTAHRTQDPVRRQIAFRQDLLMEPATSMAGRWSVQPLDPGRCRVTLEHEFTAAPDRPQDAIWLAQVTTDNTRSTLRSLQFLAERWTRLDQLALSFAESIRVHGPAELVYGFLYDVADWPGQLPHVRRAALEEPHLGIQKVALELAADDGGPARNVAGIRICFPHAGRIVHKATVPRPLLAAHCGEWSVLPDERGVTVVAQHHALLREDHIEQVLGAGTTLAEARRRIRADLARDSRQTLQLARHHAESAIRVL, encoded by the coding sequence GTGCCCGGCGAGCGCATCCACCGGCTGTCGCACACGCGGGAGGTGGCCGCACCCGCCGCCACCCTCTACGCGCTGATCGCAGACCCCGAGCGCTGGCCGCTCTACCTGCCGCGCAACATCTACGCCCAGCGCCTGGACTTCGACGGCGTCCACGAACGCGTGCGGGTCTGGGCCCTGGCCGAGGGCCAGATCGTCTCCTGGACCGCCCACCGCACCCAGGACCCCGTACGCCGCCAGATCGCCTTCCGCCAGGACCTGCTCATGGAACCCGCCACCTCCATGGCCGGCCGCTGGAGCGTGCAGCCGCTGGATCCCGGCCGCTGCCGGGTGACCCTGGAACACGAGTTCACCGCCGCCCCCGACCGGCCCCAGGACGCCATCTGGCTCGCCCAGGTCACCACCGACAACACCCGCTCCACCCTGCGCAGCCTGCAGTTCCTGGCCGAACGCTGGACCCGCCTGGACCAGCTGGCCCTCTCCTTCGCCGAGTCGATCCGCGTCCACGGGCCCGCCGAACTGGTCTACGGCTTCCTCTACGACGTCGCCGACTGGCCCGGCCAGCTCCCGCACGTGCGCCGCGCCGCCCTGGAAGAACCCCACCTGGGCATCCAGAAAGTCGCCCTGGAACTTGCCGCCGACGACGGCGGACCCGCCCGCAACGTGGCCGGCATCCGCATCTGCTTCCCGCACGCCGGCCGCATCGTGCACAAGGCCACCGTGCCCCGCCCGCTGCTGGCCGCGCACTGCGGCGAATGGTCCGTCCTGCCCGACGAACGCGGCGTCACCGTCGTCGCCCAGCACCACGCCCTGCTGCGCGAGGACCACATCGAACAGGTCCTGGGCGCCGGCACCACCCTGGCCGAGGCCCGCCGCCGCATCCGCGCCGACCTCGCCCGCGACAGCCGCCAGACCCTGCAACTG
- a CDS encoding AfsR/SARP family transcriptional regulator: MKIQVLGPLSAEVNGGSIVPTARKPRQILSLFALYPGQVMPVPTLMEELWGTEPPQSALTTLQTYILQLRRHLGTALGPGTPGTAKEVLATRHGGYLMQIPAEGVDVHEYDRLATEGRTAFENGDDATAADRFRRALALWRGPALVDVRVGPILEIEVMRLEESRLGTVERRIDADLRLGRHSELIAELTELTARYPQHEGLHSQAMVALYRSGRQASALEIYRKLRIRMIEGLGVEPSPQVQRLHQAMLAVDPQLDVTAGPRRTSTFDLYAA; this comes from the coding sequence ATGAAGATTCAGGTTCTGGGTCCGTTGAGCGCCGAGGTCAACGGGGGATCGATTGTTCCGACGGCACGCAAGCCGCGGCAGATCTTGTCCCTCTTTGCCCTCTATCCCGGACAGGTCATGCCCGTCCCCACGCTCATGGAGGAACTCTGGGGCACCGAACCGCCCCAGAGCGCGCTGACCACCCTGCAGACCTACATCCTCCAGCTGCGCCGGCACCTGGGCACCGCGCTGGGGCCCGGCACCCCCGGCACCGCCAAGGAGGTCCTGGCCACCCGGCACGGCGGCTATCTGATGCAGATACCGGCCGAGGGCGTGGACGTGCACGAGTACGACCGGCTGGCCACCGAGGGCCGTACCGCCTTCGAGAACGGGGACGACGCCACCGCCGCCGACCGCTTCCGCCGGGCCCTGGCGCTGTGGCGCGGGCCCGCGCTGGTGGACGTGCGGGTGGGCCCCATCCTGGAGATCGAGGTCATGCGGCTGGAGGAGTCCCGCCTGGGCACCGTGGAGCGGCGCATCGACGCCGACCTGCGCCTGGGCCGGCACTCCGAGCTCATCGCCGAGCTCACCGAGCTGACCGCGCGCTACCCCCAGCATGAGGGGCTGCACTCGCAGGCCATGGTGGCGCTCTACCGCTCGGGACGGCAGGCCTCGGCCCTGGAGATCTACCGCAAGCTGCGCATCCGCATGATCGAAGGACTGGGGGTGGAGCCCTCCCCGCAGGTGCAGCGGCTGCACCAGGCGATGCTGGCCGTCGATCCCCAGCTGGACGTCACGGCCGGGCCGCGGCGCACCTCCACGTTCGACCTCTACGCGGCCTGA
- a CDS encoding AfsR/SARP family transcriptional regulator, which translates to MDIEVLGALGVRENGRSITPTAPKPRQVLALLALHADRMVPVSALTEELWGAAPPRSARTTLQTYVLQLRELIAAALERDTLPDATGTAATGTAATGAGSAPGGTGAGAGPVRSAKDVLVTMPGGYLLCSGGGASDVRTFERLAGAGYRAMDAGDCAGAARQLREALALWSGTAFADVQAGPQLQMEIKRLDESRLCALDRRIEADLRLGRHRELLAELTVLVNGYRTHESLHAQYMLALHRSGRRGEALDAYQRLRTTLVQELGLEPSARLRRLQRSILTAGHDLAAPTPAAPAAPVVPAAAPAPAPAGAGAVPGAAPPAARVRLVPTG; encoded by the coding sequence GTGGACATCGAGGTACTCGGCGCACTGGGGGTGCGGGAAAACGGTCGGTCCATCACGCCCACCGCCCCCAAGCCCCGCCAGGTGCTCGCGCTGCTGGCGCTGCACGCCGACCGGATGGTGCCGGTGTCCGCCCTGACCGAGGAGCTGTGGGGCGCGGCCCCGCCGCGCAGCGCCCGCACCACCTTGCAGACCTACGTCCTGCAGCTGCGCGAGCTGATCGCCGCCGCGCTGGAGCGCGACACCCTCCCGGACGCCACCGGCACCGCGGCCACCGGCACCGCGGCCACCGGCGCCGGGTCCGCGCCGGGCGGGACGGGCGCCGGTGCGGGGCCGGTGCGCAGCGCCAAGGACGTGCTGGTGACGATGCCCGGCGGGTATCTGCTGTGCAGCGGCGGCGGGGCCAGCGACGTGCGGACCTTCGAGCGGCTGGCGGGCGCCGGCTACCGGGCCATGGACGCCGGGGACTGCGCCGGCGCGGCCCGCCAGCTGCGCGAGGCGCTGGCCCTGTGGTCGGGCACCGCCTTCGCCGACGTCCAGGCCGGCCCGCAGCTGCAGATGGAGATCAAGCGCCTGGACGAGAGCCGGCTGTGCGCGCTGGACCGGCGCATCGAGGCCGACCTGCGCCTGGGCCGCCACCGCGAGCTGCTGGCCGAACTGACCGTCCTGGTCAACGGCTACCGCACCCACGAGAGCCTGCACGCCCAGTACATGCTCGCCCTGCACCGCTCCGGGCGGCGCGGCGAGGCCCTGGACGCCTACCAGCGGCTGCGCACCACCCTGGTGCAGGAACTGGGCCTGGAGCCCTCGGCCCGGCTGCGGCGCCTGCAGCGCTCCATCCTGACCGCCGGCCACGACCTCGCCGCCCCCACCCCCGCCGCCCCTGCCGCCCCTGTTGTCCCGGCCGCCGCTCCGGCCCCGGCCCCCGCCGGGGCCGGGGCCGTGCCGGGGGCCGCGCCTCCCGCGGCCCGGGTGCGGCTGGTGCCCACCGGCTGA
- a CDS encoding ScbR family autoregulator-binding transcription factor: protein MVQQERAARTRESLMRAAAEVFAEEGFVPATLGTISRRAGVSTGALHFHFANKHALARAVEAASLATLHRITRQAEEDHSGPLQRLAAAGNALLRALEQDIVVRAGFQLVGPAPWRTDPLDLRGAWQRWVETLLHTARRQGALAGGISPAGAAAAVVAATVGFAALGRTDPRWLAPRTLAQYWDLLLPRLTPHPATAQAATTSHPAGPAHPAVPDAPQDRSHPGGRSTT, encoded by the coding sequence ATGGTGCAGCAGGAACGTGCCGCGCGCACACGGGAGTCACTGATGCGGGCGGCCGCCGAGGTGTTCGCCGAGGAGGGCTTCGTACCGGCCACGCTGGGCACCATCAGCCGGCGGGCCGGGGTCAGCACCGGCGCCCTGCACTTCCACTTCGCGAACAAACACGCCCTGGCCCGCGCCGTGGAGGCGGCCTCGCTGGCCACCTTGCACCGCATCACCCGCCAGGCCGAGGAAGACCACAGCGGCCCGCTGCAGCGCCTGGCCGCAGCCGGGAACGCCCTGCTGCGCGCCCTGGAACAGGACATCGTGGTGCGCGCCGGGTTCCAGCTGGTGGGCCCCGCCCCCTGGCGCACCGACCCGCTGGACCTGCGCGGCGCCTGGCAGCGCTGGGTCGAGACGCTGCTGCACACCGCCCGCCGCCAGGGCGCCCTGGCCGGCGGCATCAGCCCGGCCGGCGCCGCGGCCGCCGTCGTCGCGGCCACCGTCGGCTTCGCCGCGCTGGGCCGCACCGACCCCCGCTGGCTCGCCCCGCGCACCCTGGCCCAGTACTGGGACCTCCTGCTGCCCCGCCTGACCCCCCACCCCGCCACCGCCCAGGCCGCCACCACCTCCCACCCCGCCGGTCCCGCCCACCCCGCCGTCCCGGACGCCCCGCAGGACCGCAGCCACCCCGGCGGCCGGAGCACCACGTAG
- a CDS encoding acyl-CoA carboxylase subunit beta has product MAAIRAQALAGPGEQATAAQHARGKLTARERIALLLDEDSFQEVEQLRRHRATGFGLEAKKPYTDGVVTGWGTVEGRTVFVYAHDFRIFGGALGEAHATKIHKIMDMAIAAGAPLVSLNDGAGARIQEGVAALAGYGGIFQRNTKASGVIPQISVMLGPCAGGAAYSPALTDFVFMVRDTSQMFITGPDVIKAVTGEDVTQNGLGGADVHAETSGVCHFAYDDEETCLAEVRYLLSLLPSNNRQAPPAAACTDPAARPTPRLLEVVPADGSRPYDMHQVLAELLDDGEYLEVHERWARNIICALARLDGQVVAVVANQPQALAGVLDIEASEKAARFVQMCDAFNIPILTLLDVPGFLPGVDQEHGGIIRHGAKLLYAYCNATVPRISLVLRKAYGGAYIVMDSQSIGADLTYAWPTNEIAVMGAEGAANVIFRKQIAAAQDPGAMRARLAKEYRAELMHPYYAAERGLVDDVIDPAATREVLIRALAMLRTKHADLPSRKHGNPPQ; this is encoded by the coding sequence CTGGCCGCGATCCGCGCGCAGGCGCTGGCCGGGCCGGGCGAGCAGGCCACCGCGGCCCAGCACGCCCGGGGCAAGCTGACCGCCCGCGAGCGCATCGCCCTGCTCCTGGACGAGGATTCCTTCCAGGAGGTGGAGCAGCTGCGCCGGCACCGGGCCACCGGGTTCGGCCTGGAGGCCAAGAAGCCGTACACGGACGGGGTCGTCACCGGCTGGGGCACGGTGGAGGGCCGCACCGTCTTCGTCTACGCCCACGACTTCCGCATCTTCGGCGGCGCGCTCGGCGAGGCGCACGCCACCAAGATCCACAAGATCATGGACATGGCCATCGCGGCCGGCGCGCCGCTGGTCTCCCTCAACGACGGGGCCGGCGCCCGGATCCAGGAGGGCGTGGCGGCGCTGGCCGGCTACGGCGGCATCTTCCAGCGCAACACCAAGGCCTCCGGCGTCATCCCGCAGATCTCGGTGATGCTGGGCCCGTGCGCGGGCGGCGCCGCCTACAGCCCGGCGCTGACCGACTTCGTGTTCATGGTCCGCGACACCTCGCAGATGTTCATCACCGGCCCCGACGTCATCAAGGCCGTCACCGGCGAGGACGTCACCCAAAACGGGCTGGGCGGCGCGGACGTGCACGCCGAGACCTCCGGGGTGTGCCACTTCGCCTACGACGACGAGGAGACCTGCCTGGCCGAGGTCCGCTACCTGCTGTCCCTGCTGCCCTCGAACAACCGCCAGGCCCCGCCGGCCGCGGCCTGCACCGACCCCGCCGCCCGGCCCACCCCCCGCCTGCTGGAGGTGGTGCCCGCCGACGGCAGCCGCCCCTACGACATGCACCAGGTGCTGGCCGAACTCCTGGACGACGGCGAGTACCTGGAGGTCCACGAGCGCTGGGCCCGCAACATCATCTGCGCCCTGGCCCGCCTGGACGGCCAGGTCGTCGCCGTCGTCGCCAACCAGCCCCAGGCGCTGGCCGGTGTCCTCGACATCGAGGCCTCGGAGAAGGCCGCCCGCTTCGTCCAGATGTGCGACGCCTTCAACATCCCGATCCTCACCCTGCTGGACGTGCCCGGCTTCCTGCCCGGCGTCGACCAGGAGCACGGCGGCATCATCCGCCACGGCGCCAAGCTCCTCTACGCGTACTGCAACGCCACCGTCCCGCGGATCTCCCTGGTGCTGCGCAAGGCGTACGGCGGCGCCTACATCGTCATGGACAGCCAGTCCATCGGCGCCGACCTCACCTACGCCTGGCCCACCAACGAGATCGCGGTGATGGGCGCCGAGGGCGCCGCCAACGTCATCTTCCGCAAGCAGATCGCCGCCGCCCAGGACCCCGGGGCGATGCGCGCCCGCCTGGCCAAGGAGTACAGGGCCGAGCTGATGCACCCCTACTACGCCGCCGAACGCGGCCTGGTCGACGACGTCATCGACCCCGCCGCCACCCGCGAAGTCCTCATCCGCGCGCTGGCCATGCTGCGCACCAAACACGCCGACCTGCCCTCCCGCAAACACGGCAACCCCCCGCAGTAA
- a CDS encoding acyl-CoA carboxylase epsilon subunit gives MDAAERRTALLRIERGQASDEELAAVAVTLLSLAAGRPPGGEDRPHAPRRSEAWRPPEAARAYRAPHSWR, from the coding sequence ATGGACGCTGCCGAACGTAGGACCGCCCTGCTCAGGATCGAGCGCGGGCAGGCCAGCGACGAAGAGCTCGCCGCTGTTGCCGTGACACTGCTCTCGCTGGCCGCCGGCCGGCCGCCGGGCGGGGAGGACCGGCCGCACGCGCCGCGCCGGAGCGAGGCCTGGCGCCCGCCGGAGGCCGCCCGGGCCTACCGGGCACCGCACAGCTGGCGCTGA
- a CDS encoding ScbR family autoregulator-binding transcription factor — MSKQERATRTRNALILSAAELFERYGYVRASLDEISSGARVSRGALHFHFENKAAVADAVEQAAARTLRATAQAIPLGQSSAIQSLMDLSHRMVHLLHHDVVVRAGFRLNCDTGPRTPLDLRQEWQACVRRLVTRAADERALAAGVCPDGLVATVVATTVGLEVLSRANRGWLSTSSLTTFWQLLLPSVASPPTLPTLQPGGTPTP, encoded by the coding sequence GTGAGCAAGCAGGAACGGGCCACCCGTACCCGCAACGCCCTCATCCTCTCGGCCGCCGAGCTGTTCGAGCGGTACGGCTACGTACGGGCCAGCCTGGACGAGATCAGCTCCGGCGCCCGCGTCAGCCGCGGCGCGCTGCACTTCCACTTCGAGAACAAGGCGGCGGTGGCCGACGCCGTGGAACAGGCCGCCGCCCGCACCCTGCGCGCGACCGCCCAGGCCATCCCGCTGGGCCAGAGCAGCGCCATCCAGAGCCTGATGGACCTCTCCCACCGCATGGTCCACCTCCTGCACCACGACGTGGTCGTCCGCGCCGGCTTCCGCCTCAACTGCGACACGGGCCCGCGCACCCCCCTGGACCTGCGCCAGGAATGGCAGGCCTGCGTCCGCCGGCTGGTCACCCGCGCCGCCGACGAACGCGCCCTGGCCGCCGGCGTCTGCCCCGACGGCCTGGTCGCCACCGTGGTGGCCACCACCGTGGGCCTGGAAGTCCTCAGCCGCGCCAACCGCGGCTGGCTCTCCACCTCCTCCCTCACCACCTTCTGGCAACTCCTGCTCCCCTCCGTAGCCAGCCCACCCACCCTGCCCACCCTCCAACCCGGCGGCACCCCCACCCCCTGA
- a CDS encoding glucose 1-dehydrogenase, which yields MTPPLKNLAGKVALITGASSGIGAAAARVFTREGARVVLVARREDRLQTLVKELRTAGADASYCTADVQSAPDMQRAVAHTLNTHGRLDAAFNNAGAAAAKTPLHLMDDATYDLIMDTNVRGVWNCLRPQISAMLTTGGGAIVNTSSVAGLVATSVAAPYIAAKHAVIGLTKVAAVEYAPHHIRVNAIAPGLTRSEMVQDWFTRHPAQEAKSKASSPQNRMAEPEEIAEAAAWLCTDHASFITGTTLTIDGGATTW from the coding sequence ATGACCCCGCCCCTAAAGAACCTCGCCGGCAAGGTCGCCCTGATCACCGGAGCCAGCAGCGGCATCGGCGCCGCCGCCGCCCGCGTCTTCACCCGCGAAGGCGCCCGCGTGGTCCTGGTCGCCCGCCGCGAGGACCGCCTGCAGACCCTGGTCAAAGAACTCCGCACGGCCGGCGCCGACGCCTCCTACTGCACCGCCGACGTGCAAAGCGCCCCCGACATGCAACGCGCCGTCGCCCACACCCTCAACACCCACGGCCGCCTGGACGCCGCCTTCAACAACGCCGGCGCCGCAGCCGCCAAAACCCCCCTGCACCTCATGGACGACGCCACCTACGACCTCATCATGGACACCAACGTCCGCGGCGTCTGGAACTGCCTGCGCCCCCAGATCAGCGCCATGCTCACCACCGGCGGCGGCGCCATCGTCAACACCAGCAGCGTCGCCGGCCTGGTCGCCACCTCCGTCGCCGCCCCCTACATCGCCGCCAAACACGCCGTCATCGGCCTCACCAAAGTCGCCGCCGTCGAATACGCCCCCCACCACATCCGCGTCAACGCCATCGCCCCCGGCCTGACCCGCTCCGAAATGGTCCAGGACTGGTTCACCCGCCACCCCGCCCAAGAAGCCAAAAGCAAAGCCTCCTCCCCCCAAAACCGCATGGCCGAACCCGAAGAAATCGCCGAAGCCGCCGCCTGGCTCTGCACCGACCACGCCTCCTTCATCACCGGCACCACCCTGACCATCGACGGCGGCGCCACCACCTGGTAA